The following are encoded in a window of Echeneis naucrates chromosome 19, fEcheNa1.1, whole genome shotgun sequence genomic DNA:
- the psme3 gene encoding proteasome activator complex subunit 3 isoform X2: MSSLLKVDNEIKTKVDAFRERITAEAEDLVANFFPNKLLELDHFLKDPIINITELKEIHSEINLTVPDPILLSNLHDGLEAQNAKKRKLEDGGGEDMVTGTKVFVMPGGMMKSNANLVDLIEKVKPEIRTLIEKCNTVKMWVQLLIPRIEDGNNFGVSIQEETVAELRTVEGEAASYLDQISRYYITRAKLVSKIAKYPHVEDYRRTVTEIDEKEYISLKIIVSELRNQYVTLHDMILKNIEKIKRPRSSNADALY, from the exons ATGTCTTCACTCCTCAAGGTGGACAATGAAATCAAAACCAAG GTCGATGCATTCAGGGAACGTATCACTGCAGAG gcaGAGGATCTAGTTGCAAATTTTTTCCCAAATAAGTTACTGGAACTCGATCACTTCCTTAAG GATCCAATCATAAACATCACTGAACTGAAGGAGATACACTCGGAGATAAATCTGACAGTGCCAGACCCCATCTTGCTCTCAAACCTGCATGATGGGCTAGAAGCG CAAAATGCCAAAAAGAGGAAGCTCGAGGATGGAGGTGGGGAGGACATGG TGACAGGCACCAAGGTCTTTGTCATGCCTGGTGGGATGATGAAGAGCAATGCTAACCTTGTTGACCTTATTGAAAAGGTCAAGCCTGAGATCAGGACGCTCATAGAGAAATGTAACACA GTCAAAATGTGGGTTCAACTGCTCATCCCAAGGATAGAGGATGGCAACAATTTTGGCGTGTCAATCCAGGAGGAGACGGTAGCTGAACTCAGAACAGTTGAAGGAGAGGCAGCATCTTACCTCGACCAGATATCAAG ATACTACATCACAAGGGCAAAGCTTGTTTCTAAAATAGCAAAATATCCACATGTG GAGGACTATCGGCGCACGGTAACTGAGATCGACGAGAAAGAATACATCAGTCTGAAGATCATAGTTTCGGAGCTCAGAAATCAATAC GTAACGTTACATGACATGATTCTGAAGAACATTGAGAAGATCAAGAGGCCTCGAAGCAGTAATGCTGATGCATTGTACTGA
- the tmem106a gene encoding transmembrane protein 106A isoform X2 → MVSSEHSNSISENPELPAQSERVKTLKHFPPYGSMNGNPSGDTCPTCRGTGRIPRGHEDQLVAVIPCNDVRLKPRRTKLYVCVSMALCLFLCCLILFFLFPRSVTITPVSVLSVMVYFTPDEVEMQVTNLINATNNNFVPVEIVDFNVQGLITDIVVGKTKISNMTAIQSRSQKSYLIRVDLLIKDKGLNSYCKSSSFKIHTLFLELQMTMNISYLSHMEQLSLNTFEYIDCGTNSTIPHPVSG, encoded by the exons ATGGTTTCGTCAGAACACAGCAACTCAATCTCAGAGAACCCAGAGCTGCCAGCTCAGTCAGAGAGGGTGAAAACTCTGAAGCACTTCCCGCCGTATGGCAGCATGAATGGAAACCCGTCGGGGGACACCTGCCCCACGTGTCGCGGGACCGGGCGAATTCCTAGAG GTCACGAAGACCAGCTGGTGGCTGTCATACCCTGCAACGATGTGAGGCTGAAACCAAGACGCAC GAAGCTGTACGTGTGCGTCTCCATGGCCTTGTGTCTCTTTCTTTGCTGTCTgatcctcttcttcctcttcccccgGAGCGTCACTATCACGcctgtgtctgtgctgtcagTCATGGTCTACTTCACCCCAGACGAGGTTGAGATGCAGGTCACA AACCTCATTAACGCCACCAACAACAACTTCGTCCCAGTTGAGATCGTGGACTTCAACGTGCAGGGCCTGATCACTGACATAGTTGTGGGCAAAACCAAAATATCAAACATGACCGCCATCCAGTCCCGATCGCAGAAGTCT TACCTCATTCGAGTTGACCTGCTCATCAAAGATAAAGGCCTAAA CTCGTACTGCAAGTCAAGCTCGTTCAAGATTCACACATTATTTCTGGAGCTGCA AATGACGATGAATATCTCCTATCTCTCCCACATGGAGCAGCTGTCCTTGAACACCTTCGAGTACATCGACTGTGGCACCAATTCAACAATCCCACATCCTGTGAGCggataa
- the tmem106a gene encoding transmembrane protein 106A isoform X1, which produces MTFSFLTLSHLDQAGRGVMVSSEHSNSISENPELPAQSERVKTLKHFPPYGSMNGNPSGDTCPTCRGTGRIPRGHEDQLVAVIPCNDVRLKPRRTKLYVCVSMALCLFLCCLILFFLFPRSVTITPVSVLSVMVYFTPDEVEMQVTNLINATNNNFVPVEIVDFNVQGLITDIVVGKTKISNMTAIQSRSQKSYLIRVDLLIKDKGLNSYCKSSSFKIHTLFLELQMTMNISYLSHMEQLSLNTFEYIDCGTNSTIPHPVSG; this is translated from the exons atgactttctcttttttgactTTGTCTCATTTAGACCAGGCTGGGCGAGGCGTCATGGTTTCGTCAGAACACAGCAACTCAATCTCAGAGAACCCAGAGCTGCCAGCTCAGTCAGAGAGGGTGAAAACTCTGAAGCACTTCCCGCCGTATGGCAGCATGAATGGAAACCCGTCGGGGGACACCTGCCCCACGTGTCGCGGGACCGGGCGAATTCCTAGAG GTCACGAAGACCAGCTGGTGGCTGTCATACCCTGCAACGATGTGAGGCTGAAACCAAGACGCAC GAAGCTGTACGTGTGCGTCTCCATGGCCTTGTGTCTCTTTCTTTGCTGTCTgatcctcttcttcctcttcccccgGAGCGTCACTATCACGcctgtgtctgtgctgtcagTCATGGTCTACTTCACCCCAGACGAGGTTGAGATGCAGGTCACA AACCTCATTAACGCCACCAACAACAACTTCGTCCCAGTTGAGATCGTGGACTTCAACGTGCAGGGCCTGATCACTGACATAGTTGTGGGCAAAACCAAAATATCAAACATGACCGCCATCCAGTCCCGATCGCAGAAGTCT TACCTCATTCGAGTTGACCTGCTCATCAAAGATAAAGGCCTAAA CTCGTACTGCAAGTCAAGCTCGTTCAAGATTCACACATTATTTCTGGAGCTGCA AATGACGATGAATATCTCCTATCTCTCCCACATGGAGCAGCTGTCCTTGAACACCTTCGAGTACATCGACTGTGGCACCAATTCAACAATCCCACATCCTGTGAGCggataa
- the nbr1a gene encoding NBR1 autophagy cargo receptor a — MGLPVTIKVNFRGNVKRFLAQDLDKLEWEAVEAWIKASFGINHFQVKYFDEDNEEICINSQDEYEEAIKSAEKQGNQLHMNVYKMKGQACGGPLKTEVKELKGDLRPAPPYPSRVKTVDKGTQVTPDREAVTAKDNKGNKPEDEPPPMWFRSYMEKFKDEVVKEVVERMCTDFSGQCCTHKSSDGPHEACGAVGGPIGPRPGPSTSNGSLGYTPNCSSCNKLTSEGAYKCSVCTSCILCEMCRHSHDPSHNLVRTKTPLSIPEHGMSGELRFPRRGDRTVRKAERQRLKAERRQLRAEVKEIKKKLRLEKRGLQWSGPSTSGRANLTNMASTSTQVPALPPPAASETASGPAPAQGPIPAPVPDPQASSPEGPGVSHTSLVPTMAALFLDENLPDGTRLEPGTKFIKYWKMRNSGTISWTSETKLVFMWGNLGLASEKKREVPVPLLLPGQVGVVSVAFLAPVMEGTYTSHWRLAHCGCQFGPRVWCSIVVDPSNTRNTLGQQNKRLKEEVRPVDKETEVRSVDLDHEDYYFPSVDLLTAQDLLSFELLDINIVQELEKVPNNTPVDLTPCISPLPHDPPVLEKAIISQIKEDTEVTGVRKIFGVKLRQQGESLEPAAQEEEREEEISGAQFLCETVIRSLALEEAPDHKPLRRVHQSSHKPQVVSRGPTFGFVRAVEAEEPEQPQEGKEEICAIRLESSALPPSTGLNQITQDEKTRPALLQEPVNENLHISLHHDNTDEEVLVLDDIQNVKESQEEKEEGGTRGEDWDEVSSQTSSVSSCDDYIIVLPDCFDTSRPLGESMYSSAMSQPDAAAAAAAAAAAETATAAVNSANPDKQQAEEEDSNLPKRELVTAEDSSVNVWPPPASPIHSSVNQMLCASQTLDAVTLTPEVVALPILPEPQLLSPPALYSPRSEALYLAEDPSPPACEPYEPHQPRVHLNVSSGLSRSAGSASSAFETYNPRPSNSLQPRGQGGITEGLVKGALSVAASAYKALFTGPNCSIQRGIEPAARQDPSMMAMLLEMGFRDQRLNQRLLRKHSYSLLHTVNELVQMAEDSQKEVVDAQR; from the exons ATGGGGCTCCCCGTCACCATTAAAGTCAACTTCCGGGGCAACGTGAAGCGGTTTCTGGCTCAGGATCTGGACAAGCTGGAGTGGGAAGCGGTCGAAGCCTGG ATCAAAGCTTCTTTTGGGATCAACCACTTTCAAGTGAAATACTTCGATGAGGACAATGAAGAG ATCTGCATAAACAGTCAAG ATGAATATGAAGAAGCCATCAAG AGTGCAGAGAAGCAGGGGAACCAGCTGCATATGAACGTGTACAAGATGAAAGGACAGGCCTGCGGGGGTCCACTCAAGACCGAGGTGAAGGAGCTGAAAGGAGATCTCCGACCAGCTCCTCCTTATCCTTCCAGGGTCAAGACTGTGGACAAGGGCACCCAGGTCACCCCGGACCGAGAAGCT GTCACAGCAAAAGACAACAAGGGTAACAAACCAGAAGATGAGCCTCCTCCCATGTGGTTTAGATCATATATGGAGAAG tttaaGGACGAGGTGGTTAAAGAAGTGGTTGAAAGGATGTGCACCGACTTTTCTGGCCAATGTTGCACCCACAAGTCCTCTGACGGACCCCACGAGGCCTGTGGAGCTGTTGGTGGACCCATAGGGCCCAGGCCAGGCCCCTCCACTTCCAATGGGTCCCTTGGCTACAccccaaactgcagcagctgcaacaAACTCACTTCCGAGGGGGCCTACAAATGCAG CGTGTGCACGTCCTGCATCCTGTGTGAGATGTGCCGCCATAGCCATGACCCCAGCCACAACCTTGTGAGAACCAAGACACCTCTCTCCATCCCCGAGCATGGAATGTCGGGAGAGTTAAG GTTCCCAAGGCGAGGAGACAGGACAGTTCGCAAGGCCGAGCGACAGCGCCTCAAAGCAGAAAGGAGGCAGCTAAGAGCCGAAGTGAAGGAAATCAAGAAGAAACTGAGACTGGAGAAGAGGGGGCTGCAGTGGAGCGGGCCCTCTACCTCAGGCAGAGCCAACCTGACAAACATGGCCTCCACATCCACCCAGGTCCCAGCCCTGCCCCCCCCCGCTGCCTCAGAAACAGCCTCAGGTCCAGCCCCAGCCCAAGGCCCCATCCCTGCCCCGGTCCCTGATCCCCAGGCCTCCAGTCCAGA GGGTCCCGGGGTCTCGCACACGTCCTTGGTGCCCACTATGGCTGCCTTGTTTCTGGATGAAAATCTGCCTGACGGCACCCGTCTGGAGCCTGGTACCAAGTTCATCAAATACTGGAAGATGAGGAACTCGGGCACTATCAGCTGGACCTCAGAGACTAAG CTAGTGTTCATGTGGGGAAACCTCGGCCTGGcgtcagagaagaagagggaggtgCCAGTCCCTTTACTGCTGCCTGGACAGGTGGGAGTGGTCAGTGTGGCCTTTCTCGCTCCGGTGATGGAGGGGACGTACACCTCCCACTGGCGGCTGGCGCACTGCGGGTGTCAGTTTGGCCCGCGCGTGTGGTGCAGCATCGTCGTCGACCCCAGCAACACCCGCAACACACTTGGACAACAGAACAAAAGACTG aaggaggaggtgaggccAGTGGATAAGGAGACGGAGGTCAGGTCTGTAGACCTTGACCATGAAGACTACTACTTCCCCTCAGTCGACCTGCTGACTGCACAG gatctGCTGTCCTTTGAGTTGCTGGATATAAATATAgtgcaggagctggagaaggttCCTAATAACACCCCTGTTG ATTTAACACCCTGTATATCCCCGCTGCCCCATGATCCACCAGTCCTGGAGAAGGCCATAATTTCACAGATAAAGGAAGACACAGAGGTCACAGGGGTCAGAAAGATTTTTG GAGTGAAACTAAGGCAGCAGGGGGAGTCTCTGGAGCCTGCGGCCCAGGAGGAGGAGCGCGAGGAGGAGATCAGTGGAGCCCAGTTCCTCTGTGAAACGGTGATCCGATCCCTCGCGCTGGAGGAAGCCCCCGATCATAAACCCCTGCGCAGAGTTCATCAGAGCAGCCACAAACCGCAAG TTGTTTCACGCGGTCCCACATTTGGTTTCGTGAGAGCAGTGGAGGCTGAGGAGCCAGAGCAGCCGCaagagggaaaagaggagaTCTGTGCCATAAGACTGGAGAGTTCAGCTCTGCCTCCCAGCACAGGTCTCAACCAGATCACCCAAGACGAGAAGACAAGGCCAG cTCTTCTTCAAGAACCAGTAAATGAAAACCTGCATATCAGCTTGCATCATGATAACACAGACGAAGAAGTCCTGGTTTTGGATGACATACAAAATGTGAAGGAATCtcaagaggagaaagaggagggtgGAACCAGAGGAGAGGACTGGGATGAG GTCAGCAGCCAGACCTCCTCAGTCTCCTCCTGCGACGACTATATCATCGTCCTCCCAGACTGCTTTGACACCAGCCGTCCTCTGGGGGAGTCCATGTACAGCTCTGCTATGTCACAGCCTgatgccgccgccgccgccgccgctgctgctgctgctgagaccGCCACCGCTGCTGTGAACTCAGCCAACCCAGATAAACAGCAGGCAGAAGAAGAGGATTCCAACCTGCCGAAACGGGAGTTGGTCACCGCCGAGGATTCCTCCGTGAATGTCTGGCCTCCACCCGCCTCTCCCATCCACAGCAGTGTCAACCAGATGCTGTGCGCCTCGCAGACCCTGGACGCTGTGACACTCACCCCCGAAGTGGTGGCTCTGCCGATTCTGCCTGAGCCCCAGCTGCTGTCACCACCGGCCCTCTACTCCCCCAG GTCTGAGGCACTGTACCTGGCCGAGGACCCCAGTCCTCCAGCCTGTGAACCTTATGAGCCACACCAACCAAGGGTCCACTTAAATG TGTCATCTGGTCTATCCAGATCAGCAGGCTCAGCATCCAGTGCCTTTGAGACGTACAACCCCAGGCCCAGCAATTCGCTGCAGCCAAG GGGCCAAGGAGGCATCACAGAGGGGCTCGTCAAGGGGGCCCTCTCTGTGGCAGCGTCCGCTTATAAGGCTCTGTTCACTGGACCAAACTGTTCCATACAG CGAGGCATCGAGCCAGCTGCCAGGCAGGACCCTTCCATGATGGCCATGCTGCTGGAGATGGGCTTCAGAGACCAGCGGCTCAACCAGCGGCTGCTGAGGAAGCACAGCTACAGCCTGCTGCACACCGTCAACGAGCTGGTGCAGATGGCTGAGGACAGCCAGAAGGAAGTGGTCGACGCTCAGCGctga
- the psme3 gene encoding proteasome activator complex subunit 3 isoform X1: MSSLLKVDNEIKTKVDAFRERITAEAEDLVANFFPNKLLELDHFLKDPIINITELKEIHSEINLTVPDPILLSNLHDGLEAQNAKKRKLEDGGGEDMVTGTKVFVMPGGMMKSNANLVDLIEKVKPEIRTLIEKCNTHFAFLLQVKMWVQLLIPRIEDGNNFGVSIQEETVAELRTVEGEAASYLDQISRYYITRAKLVSKIAKYPHVEDYRRTVTEIDEKEYISLKIIVSELRNQYVTLHDMILKNIEKIKRPRSSNADALY; the protein is encoded by the exons ATGTCTTCACTCCTCAAGGTGGACAATGAAATCAAAACCAAG GTCGATGCATTCAGGGAACGTATCACTGCAGAG gcaGAGGATCTAGTTGCAAATTTTTTCCCAAATAAGTTACTGGAACTCGATCACTTCCTTAAG GATCCAATCATAAACATCACTGAACTGAAGGAGATACACTCGGAGATAAATCTGACAGTGCCAGACCCCATCTTGCTCTCAAACCTGCATGATGGGCTAGAAGCG CAAAATGCCAAAAAGAGGAAGCTCGAGGATGGAGGTGGGGAGGACATGG TGACAGGCACCAAGGTCTTTGTCATGCCTGGTGGGATGATGAAGAGCAATGCTAACCTTGTTGACCTTATTGAAAAGGTCAAGCCTGAGATCAGGACGCTCATAGAGAAATGTAACACA CACTTTGCATTTCTTCTGCAGGTCAAAATGTGGGTTCAACTGCTCATCCCAAGGATAGAGGATGGCAACAATTTTGGCGTGTCAATCCAGGAGGAGACGGTAGCTGAACTCAGAACAGTTGAAGGAGAGGCAGCATCTTACCTCGACCAGATATCAAG ATACTACATCACAAGGGCAAAGCTTGTTTCTAAAATAGCAAAATATCCACATGTG GAGGACTATCGGCGCACGGTAACTGAGATCGACGAGAAAGAATACATCAGTCTGAAGATCATAGTTTCGGAGCTCAGAAATCAATAC GTAACGTTACATGACATGATTCTGAAGAACATTGAGAAGATCAAGAGGCCTCGAAGCAGTAATGCTGATGCATTGTACTGA